In the Ranitomeya imitator isolate aRanImi1 chromosome 2, aRanImi1.pri, whole genome shotgun sequence genome, AGTAGATTTAAAAAAATGCTGATGGTGGCTGGATAACAGGGCTTTGTTGATTATTTTATACATAGTTTTATGGATTAATATTTTGCTTGTAGTCAGTCATAAATCCCTTCTCTACTTTTCCAGAAACTTTAGCTACATGCTATGAGGTGGTCACAGGAAGTTCCATCTGCTATACTGTAGACTGCCTCTTTACACTGCACTGACTTGTTTTGGCTCTGTTCATCAGGAAGTCAAGGTTTATTAGAAACTGGTCTAGTAACTAGTAATCTCAGTGGTGAcataaatgtattattttttttcaggaTCTTCAATCACAGACCTCAGTTATGAGTGGAGAAGTGAAAACCTTTGTCTTCTTGGACCTGGAAGCTACGGGTCTAAATCAAGATCTACCTAAAATAACCGAGATCTGTCTGATTGCCGTCCATGTGTCCTCTCTGGAGAACTCCGTAACTGATGAGTCTGGAGAAGTTCAGCTCCCAAGGGTCATGGACAAGCTTTGTCTTTGTGTGGATCCAGGGAAACCCCTCACTGAAGGAGCCTCCACCATCACGGGACTCAGCAACAAAAACCTCAACGACAGCGAAAAGCAAAAGTTTGACACAAATCTCATCAAGTCAATCAACCAGTTTGTCGATCGCCAGGCTAAACCCGTCTGCCTGGTTGCCCATAATGGGTTTTTCTATGACTTTCCCCTTTTGAAGTCTGAGCTGCAGCAACAAAATGAAGACTTTCCCGGCACCATGTTGTGCCTGGATTCTCTCCAAGCTTTCCGAAAGCTTGATGATCCGACTGCCAAATATGTCAAGGGAAGACACACCTTGTCCGAAATATATAAACGAAGTTTTGGAAAGGAGCCAAATTATCCTCACTTTGCAGAGGGAGATGTGCTCACCCTAATCGCGGTCTTCATTTGCCAAGCAAGGCAACTACTTGACATGTCCAGTTATAAGACCTGGGAGCAGATAAGACCCATGTACACATAAATGATATGGTCAGACCAGAGATTGCTGGGGAAATTTTTGGATGGGCACCCCTCCACTTTGTTTCTACCAATTAAATAACTGCTTAAAAATGTATGCAATGTATTTAACAAGCATTATATTGTAAGTTAATAAACTATTGAAATTGctaatttgtttttaatttttatttattttttaataaaatatccttatAATTTTGCCATATTATAAATACGAAACAACAGAGTGATGAAGTCCACAAAGACATAATTAAAAATGTCAATCGTAATTTTATTATGAACAAAATGTATCAACAAACATATACAAAGATGAGTCAAATGCCGCAAAAATGTGCTGTAAGCACCATGCAGGCTAAGGAAGGACAATAAGGCAAAGGCATGACGGAATATGAGCAGAGAGGGGGAAGCACTCCCACTGTATCTTTATATATCTGGCATAGTGCTGGTGCATATACGTTGTACAGGGTCCCACAGGTATCCTATAAGCATAAATACCCAGATGCCACTAATACCACAATGCAGGCTTACCCATCTTTAGGTGTCAGGAAGCGCACCCCCTCCTTCTCAAAGCCCCCGAACGCACGTTTCGCCAAATGGCTTTTTCAACAGGGTTCAGTATGCTTTGTCCCATGTTGCTTTATATAATAATGAAACCGGAAGTAGCGCCAGacatgccggcgcatgcgcagaggtACCCGGCGCGCGTCATCGCGTGTCCGAACATTCTCAGATGTGGGACCTTCAGGACCTCAGACGGGGGCAGAGAATTCAAAATACGGGAATATATCTCATGTAATACATCATTTGTCGTATATTACGCCACCTGCCCCTGTTCTTTGGTCTATGTCGGTCTCACGTCTAGGGAGCTCAAAGTTCGGACACGCGAACATGTAAGAGATATTTTAGCTGCCAGGGAGGCAGCTGATGTGTCGAGTCTCAAAACCCTACCGAGACATTTCCGACTCTTTCATGGCTCTGATCCTCGAGGCCTTAAAGTTAGAGGCATAGACAGGATACACGGAGGTATTAGAGGTGGTAATATGATCAAACTACTAGCACAACGTGAGTGTAAGTGGATCTTTACCCTCGATACTATGGCTCCGAAGGGCCTGAACGAGAAACTAAGCTTCGCCCCCTTTCTCTAACCGATCTGGCCCTATAGTGCTGTGAAACTGTGTTCTACCATTTTATTACCTTGCCTTGCCTGTGCCGCACAGAGATTATGGGGGACCTCTATCTTTTTCTCTCCCTGAATTGAGTATATCCGCCATTCTTTTTATTATATGTTGTTTTTAACTGTTTCATGTGTGTTCTTATTTTAGTGTCAGTATGTTCTCTTATCTGTCCACGGTCTTTGGATGCTACATGGCTACACTGATTCCCTTCACTACAGATGAAAATTACAAGATATTGAAGTCACCAATTTCGTCTTTATGCCTATTTTGGCCGAATATTTCAGCACATTATTCTTCTGCACTGCCACTTTATATGTTCACCATATTGATGTTTACTATTTTGAATGCAGTAGGGGTAGATTTTCTGACTCCTGTTTGTTATTTGCACTAATTATGATGttcttattgtatttttttatatggCTCCACTGCCTTTAATGTATTAGCACTTCATATGAATGTGTAGCGATTTTATTCTTCTAAAAAATGGCCGCCACCGTGGTCTTCTTAAAGATGGCTGCCGACAGTGCGCATGCTCGGTGTGGTCTGGGCTGGCCGTCCTGGCTGACGCCGCTGTATTGTACTGGGCGTGTGGGTTACATGACGTCATTAGGCGGTGTTCCGCCTACACCCACGCCCAGCTACAGCGGCCTCGGCGATGACGCGCGCCGGGTacctctgcgcatgcgccggcatgtCTGGCGCTACTTCCGGTTTCATTATTATATAAAGCAACATGGGACAAAGCATACTGAACCCTGTTGAAAAAGCCATTTGGCGAAACGTGCGTTCGGGGGCTTTGAGAAGGAGGGGGTGCGCTTCCTGACACCTAAAGATGGGTAAGCCTGCATTGTGGTATTAGTGGCATCTGGGTATTTATGCTTATAGGATACCTGTGGGACCCTGTACAACGTATATGCACCAGCACTATGCCAGATATATAAAGATACAGTGGGAGTGCTTCCCCCTCTCTGCTCATATTCCGTCATGCCTTTGCCTTATTGTCCTTCCTTAGCCTGCATGGTGCTTACAGCACATTTTTGCGGCATTTGACTCATCTTTGTATATGTTTGTTGATACATTTTGTTCATAATAAAATTACGATTGACATTTTTAATTATGTCTTTGTGGACTTCATCACTCTGTTGTTTCGTATTTATATTTGCTTGGAGTGGTCCCAGTGATAGGACACCTTATTGGTGTTTGGGGAGAGCAGAACTTTGTCGTTCTCAGATATATCATACTTCGGTGCTtctcgattgtgctattaattttgccatattgtaatttttttttttagaataatctTTCATGTgcctttttcaccagttttcctttCTGCAACCTCTTCTTCTAATTTTCAGTTTTCTCTGAGCTAGTGGATGAAGACCAGCTGCTACGATGTTTTCCCACGAAAAGTTCACACAAACTTCAGGGGTTCCTATTCTCCTTTCTTTATGTTGAAGAAAAGGATTCCAACGTCAGGATCTCCTTAAAATTATCAAATTTAAGAGTCAAGTGTACAAATCTTAATATTGGATAAATGTCACAAGCTCATCTGGGAGTTTATATCGCAAACGCGTTTCACACAGAAAGGTCTTTAATCACTGCATATATGAAAGACTGGTCGACATTTTACGTCATATCTTGTCATCGACACAAGGTCTGAAAGATTCAATCCATATGGTCGGTATAAGCAGATCGAAACTTAAGTAAATATAAAAACAGAAAAACAATGAAAGAAAACACATATTGTTGGGATCAAAAATCATTCATAATGATATGAGGTCATATTTAATTTTCACACCCTGTGGCATTCTTGTTTGTAGGTTGTATATCCGCCATGATTCCCAATTGAGTAACTTCCTACGATGGCCTCCACCTCTGTGTGGCCCGTTCTATACCCACTGTAACACAAGATGTATCTCCTCCatgttgtaaaggtaccttcacactcagtaactttacaacgagaacgacaacgatccgtgacgttgcagcgtcctggatagcgatctcgttgtgtttgacacgcagcagcgatctggatcccgctgtgccatcgctggtcggagctagaagtccagaactttatttggtcgtcaggtcggcgtgtatcatcgtgtttgacagcaaaagcaacgatgccagcaatgttttacatggagctaacgacctgcgagaacgataagtgagtcgccgttacgtcactggatcgctcctgcatcgttctggagctgctgtgtttgacgtctctacagcgacctaaacagcgacgctgcagcgatcagctcgttgtctatatcgctgcagcgtcgctgagtgtgacggtaccttaaggaaaagtGTTTTGTGGTTGCTGAACATTTAGATGTGAGTTTATTCTATGTAAAATGAGTTATTTTCGACATGTTTACAACGTGGATATAGATTGGCCAcatttaaaaaatccttttttctccttcgcctcattgggggacacagactgtgagtgtatgctgctgccaataggaggctgacactaagtgatacaaaaaaagttagctcctcccctgcagtatacaccctcctgctggctctcagctcctcccctgcagtatacaccctcctgctggctctcagctcctcccctgcagtatacaccctcctgctggctctcagctcctcccctgcagtatacaccctcctgctggctctcagctaaccagttcttgcttagtgtctgtaggaggcacttgggtctggttcagaccccaacgtttttattttattgtttacttttctgtaaatttttattttttaattaacggagtgaagggggcgacggttcctttcaaggttccgatctcccccgaaccatcaacaggcgagcacggcgagtatacctccccgtaccctctcctgcgacgtgggaagccatgcctgagctcacctcaggggcgacggttccttcatggtcccgatctccccacaccagcagcaggcgaccacatggagtgtcgcctccatgtatcctctcctggagccaggcctaatgccggacaactggccctgtccacccggactgagctccgtggctgtacagaggctcctctctatggcgtccgagcagcccccactgtcccaccactgtgaaagcggatggcacaaggaggcggacggttcctctccacctccctaacaaacggatgatggattgaggctcattcctgcaccgtccacgctgcacagaacagcgctgaaacccacatccgcggcggctccatgccgggacgcgcaccaatggtgagtggatccatcttcagagggatatccacatgctgacaggcagcctcagccacttccctgtggcccacctctctgaggtaacgctctggatggctgcaaaaatttagcccccggcttcggccgatttgtaggccgcatcctggaagtcttgcctggaacgacctactggtgacttccgccggctacagaaatttaggccccggcttaggcctattcaacatcgtgtctgtggctccgccccccaaattggcgcttctcgctctctgcgagattttatcaactctgcagctcccgggggccatcttggtccacccggccagctcactctggggtgacagtatttttgcattaaaggggcacatcgactctacatcagtacccgggtaaggaagtacctggtcttaaaggcgcatgaccagtattctctggtcttaaag is a window encoding:
- the TREX2 gene encoding three prime repair exonuclease 2 produces the protein MSGEVKTFVFLDLEATGLNQDLPKITEICLIAVHVSSLENSVTDESGEVQLPRVMDKLCLCVDPGKPLTEGASTITGLSNKNLNDSEKQKFDTNLIKSINQFVDRQAKPVCLVAHNGFFYDFPLLKSELQQQNEDFPGTMLCLDSLQAFRKLDDPTAKYVKGRHTLSEIYKRSFGKEPNYPHFAEGDVLTLIAVFICQARQLLDMSSYKTWEQIRPMYT